The following are encoded together in the Acidobacteriota bacterium genome:
- a CDS encoding transglycosylase domain-containing protein has protein sequence MGGAAASFPLDEVAAPAGATLDSACRPGIPASVVPRKEAPLIERWRHLRKPLLLTGLVCLLAGATGTLWVAARVTSVFEAREQESAARLLGAPFRIERGIEASAQQIAHRLDRLEYRRARGGPTGEGTYSARGDTLEVNLRGFHDLQGDHPATRVRVDVEGGVVTRVDPGPALVEPETLAYFQGPNLEERELVRIEDCPKHLVDAILTAEDRRFFNHPGIDPAGVFRALWVDVSSRRVSQGGSTLTQQLAKNLYFSGERTLTRKASEAFAAIVLEMNYPKERILRAYLNEVYLGQHGAASVNGFGRASRHYFGKKVGDLSLGESALLAGMIRAPGLYNPFLHADRARERRDAVLRMMAEAGAITRAESETAAREPIRVRKPESASSRGVGAYAVDLVRQVLESKYGVDFWKRPLRVYTSIDPLGQEIAERAVADGLRQIERTYRAVRPGRGGEPLQAALVSIRLDDGSISALVGGRSFDRSQFNRVLSARRQPGSLFKPVVYLAWITAPADPNAPARRRSPADDASDSDDKTFVRSMPAASPDVEPARWNRERGNGEEDNARPRRKRHRFHWWWQRPDPTEGEPPEIEDGDVPALPLTAATILKDEPYETVAGGKTWAPHNDDDEFRGPVTVQRVIEDSLNVPTARAAAAIGLPRIIEMGHALGITSKLPEVPSLALGAAEVSPFEMATAFATIAAGGRRRSADLLLGVEENGRALTAPPPSAVPGAAPAVPEEAAHLMTALLEGVMDRGTARSARDLGYSGVAAGKTGTSDDGRDLWFCGYTPRVLSLVWVGFDDNRPTHLTGARGALPIWVAYMEGIGADARTAFDGDADLVWASIDPTSGGIASSRCPEERRAPFIPGTEPTEACTEHRSFWSRWGG, from the coding sequence ATGGGCGGGGCGGCGGCATCCTTCCCCCTGGATGAGGTTGCGGCGCCGGCGGGGGCCACGTTAGACTCGGCGTGCCGCCCCGGAATCCCCGCATCCGTCGTCCCGCGAAAGGAAGCCCCTCTGATCGAGCGCTGGCGGCACCTCCGGAAGCCCCTCCTCCTGACGGGGCTCGTGTGCCTGCTTGCCGGCGCCACGGGAACGCTCTGGGTCGCGGCCCGCGTCACCTCGGTCTTCGAGGCCCGCGAGCAGGAGAGCGCCGCCCGGCTCCTCGGCGCCCCCTTCCGCATCGAGCGGGGGATCGAGGCGTCGGCGCAGCAGATCGCGCACCGGCTCGATCGCCTCGAATACCGGCGGGCCCGCGGCGGGCCGACCGGGGAGGGAACGTACTCGGCGCGCGGCGACACCCTCGAGGTCAACCTCCGGGGGTTCCACGATCTCCAGGGAGACCACCCGGCGACGCGGGTCCGGGTGGACGTCGAGGGCGGCGTCGTGACCCGCGTCGACCCGGGGCCCGCGCTCGTCGAGCCCGAGACGCTCGCGTACTTCCAGGGGCCCAACCTCGAGGAGCGGGAGCTCGTGCGGATCGAGGACTGCCCGAAGCACCTCGTGGACGCGATCCTCACCGCCGAAGATCGGCGCTTCTTCAACCACCCGGGCATCGACCCTGCGGGGGTCTTCCGCGCCCTCTGGGTCGACGTCTCCTCGCGGAGGGTCTCGCAGGGCGGCAGCACGCTCACTCAACAGCTCGCGAAGAACCTCTACTTCTCCGGGGAGCGGACGCTGACGCGCAAGGCTTCGGAGGCCTTCGCCGCGATCGTGCTCGAGATGAACTATCCGAAGGAACGGATCCTGCGCGCCTACCTCAACGAGGTCTACCTGGGCCAGCACGGCGCCGCGTCGGTGAACGGTTTCGGCCGCGCCTCCCGGCACTACTTCGGAAAGAAGGTCGGCGATCTCAGCCTCGGCGAGTCGGCGCTCCTCGCCGGAATGATCCGCGCGCCGGGGCTCTACAATCCATTTCTCCACGCGGACAGGGCGCGCGAGCGGCGCGACGCCGTCCTGCGCATGATGGCCGAGGCCGGGGCCATCACGAGGGCCGAATCCGAGACGGCCGCGCGCGAACCGATTAGGGTCAGGAAACCCGAGTCGGCCTCGTCGCGGGGGGTGGGGGCCTACGCCGTCGATCTCGTGCGCCAGGTTCTGGAGTCGAAGTACGGTGTGGACTTCTGGAAGCGGCCGCTCCGCGTCTACACGTCGATCGACCCGCTCGGGCAGGAGATCGCCGAGCGCGCCGTCGCCGACGGCCTGCGACAGATCGAGCGCACGTATCGGGCGGTCCGGCCCGGACGCGGGGGGGAGCCCCTGCAGGCGGCGCTCGTCTCGATCCGCCTCGACGATGGCTCCATCTCCGCACTGGTCGGCGGGAGGAGCTTCGATCGCTCGCAGTTCAACCGCGTCCTGTCGGCGAGGCGGCAGCCGGGAAGCCTCTTCAAGCCGGTCGTCTACCTCGCCTGGATCACGGCGCCGGCCGATCCGAACGCCCCCGCGCGACGACGGTCTCCCGCCGACGACGCCTCGGACTCCGATGACAAGACCTTCGTGAGATCGATGCCCGCCGCCTCACCGGACGTGGAGCCCGCCCGCTGGAATCGCGAGCGCGGCAACGGCGAGGAGGACAACGCGCGCCCCCGCCGGAAGCGCCATCGGTTCCACTGGTGGTGGCAGAGGCCCGACCCCACCGAGGGCGAGCCTCCCGAGATCGAGGACGGGGACGTTCCCGCGCTCCCGCTGACGGCCGCGACGATTCTCAAGGATGAGCCGTACGAGACGGTGGCGGGCGGCAAGACGTGGGCGCCGCACAACGACGACGACGAGTTCCGCGGGCCGGTGACGGTGCAGAGGGTGATCGAGGATTCCCTGAACGTACCGACCGCCCGGGCCGCTGCGGCGATCGGCCTCCCCCGCATCATCGAGATGGGGCACGCGCTGGGAATCACGTCGAAGCTCCCGGAAGTTCCTTCGCTCGCGCTCGGCGCCGCCGAGGTGTCTCCGTTCGAGATGGCGACCGCCTTCGCGACGATCGCCGCGGGAGGGCGCAGGAGGTCGGCGGATCTCCTGCTGGGGGTCGAGGAGAACGGGAGAGCGCTCACCGCGCCGCCGCCTTCGGCCGTCCCCGGAGCCGCGCCGGCCGTGCCCGAGGAGGCCGCGCACCTCATGACCGCGCTCCTCGAGGGGGTGATGGATCGAGGCACGGCCCGGAGCGCGCGCGACCTCGGCTACTCCGGCGTCGCCGCCGGGAAGACCGGCACCAGCGACGACGGGCGGGACCTCTGGTTCTGCGGCTACACGCCGCGCGTCCTGTCGCTCGTGTGGGTGGGGTTCGACGACAACCGTCCGACGCACCTCACCGGCGCCCGCGGCGCGCTGCCGATCTGGGTCGCCTACATGGAGGGAATCGGCGCCGACGCCCGCACGGCGTTCGACGGCGACGCCGATCTGGTGTGGGCGTCGATCGATCCGACCTCGGGCGGGATCGCGTCCTCCCGCTGCCCCGAGGAGCGACGCGCCCCCTTCATCCCGGGGACGGAGCCGACCGAGGCGTGCACCGAGCACCGATCGTTCTGGTCCCGCTGGGGAGGGTGA
- a CDS encoding BamA/TamA family outer membrane protein, whose protein sequence is MTAVRLLAALLAALAVAPAPAAAGEGDTPIIERVGDVSVLTPPCGDLPCRGLYGAARIQGWLEGLVGEPFDPARVVRRVERHYTYLGYRPRVDASIAEGALSVRVVEAPAVIAEITADPGLVAPYLPAGTLDGMEPVRRGYVPMRALRGRPGDLVNRDRAIVDEYDLSLLGYDIVRVPDPDAAEDAPRRYAVVRRLPKRIHQKLKEAGSPDVAKLGGDDAAPDRAGIEPLALTSFDGTVDYSRRQLFTARLTYQRAHLFREFDRLEVSPYVARRLAGSLSYSAPYLLPETITPWNFFAGIRLYDEFTPDRQFVKTSGSGPAAMTTVFSGDQENEGARLAVGLAPLTHWNGHSLSGAVYVNRYRVSFSGCTISVNCERFAGSDPRIPGSRQNDVNIVGVSLDYLYEHLFRSPRFSWRFIPDVELATKAWGGDLAFRRVSGELKQHYAFSTGFEIDTSWKAGEVDRRVPVFEEFALGGADSLRGFLRDDFIGRRFLSAQNDLWIPIPFRAMNHDSDLMAALQRNLKVALIADAGSVSFDELQRIHFARGLGVGLRYSAERSPLLVAIDAAWGYWQGTRRFYPYVSVTRKW, encoded by the coding sequence TTGACGGCCGTCCGGCTCCTGGCGGCGCTTCTCGCCGCCCTCGCCGTCGCGCCCGCTCCGGCCGCCGCGGGAGAGGGGGACACACCGATCATCGAGAGGGTGGGCGACGTCTCCGTCCTCACCCCACCGTGCGGCGATCTCCCGTGCCGCGGCCTGTACGGCGCGGCGAGGATCCAGGGGTGGCTCGAGGGGCTCGTGGGCGAGCCGTTCGATCCGGCGCGTGTCGTCCGGCGCGTCGAGCGGCACTACACGTACCTCGGGTACCGGCCGCGCGTGGACGCGTCGATCGCCGAAGGGGCGCTCTCGGTCCGCGTCGTGGAGGCGCCGGCCGTCATCGCGGAGATCACCGCCGATCCGGGCCTGGTGGCGCCGTACCTCCCGGCGGGAACCCTCGATGGGATGGAGCCGGTCCGGCGCGGATACGTCCCGATGCGGGCCCTGCGAGGGCGCCCGGGCGATCTCGTCAACCGGGACCGGGCGATCGTGGACGAGTACGACCTCTCGCTTCTCGGCTACGACATCGTGCGCGTCCCGGACCCCGACGCCGCGGAGGATGCCCCGCGCCGGTACGCGGTGGTCCGGCGGCTGCCGAAGAGGATTCACCAGAAGCTGAAGGAGGCCGGCTCGCCGGATGTCGCGAAGCTCGGCGGGGACGACGCCGCGCCCGACCGCGCGGGGATCGAGCCTCTCGCGCTCACGTCGTTCGACGGCACGGTCGACTACAGCCGCCGCCAGCTCTTCACCGCGCGCCTGACGTATCAACGGGCCCATCTCTTCCGGGAGTTCGATCGACTCGAGGTCAGTCCGTACGTCGCGCGCCGTCTCGCCGGAAGTCTCAGCTACTCGGCCCCGTATCTCCTTCCCGAGACGATCACCCCGTGGAACTTCTTCGCCGGAATCAGGCTCTACGACGAGTTCACCCCCGACCGGCAGTTCGTGAAGACGTCGGGGTCCGGCCCGGCCGCGATGACGACGGTCTTCTCCGGCGACCAGGAGAACGAAGGGGCCCGGCTCGCCGTGGGGCTCGCGCCCCTCACGCACTGGAACGGGCACTCGCTCTCCGGCGCCGTCTACGTCAACCGATACAGGGTCTCCTTCAGCGGCTGCACGATCTCGGTGAACTGCGAGCGCTTCGCCGGCTCGGACCCCCGCATCCCCGGCTCGAGGCAGAACGACGTCAACATCGTCGGCGTCTCGCTCGACTACCTCTACGAGCACCTCTTCCGATCGCCCCGCTTCTCGTGGCGCTTCATCCCCGATGTCGAGCTCGCCACGAAGGCGTGGGGGGGGGATCTCGCCTTCCGGCGCGTCTCGGGGGAGCTGAAGCAGCACTACGCCTTCTCGACGGGGTTCGAGATCGACACGAGCTGGAAGGCGGGGGAGGTGGACCGGCGGGTTCCGGTGTTCGAGGAGTTCGCCCTCGGCGGCGCCGACTCGCTGCGCGGCTTCCTGCGGGACGATTTCATCGGCCGGAGGTTTCTCTCGGCGCAGAACGATCTCTGGATCCCGATCCCCTTCCGCGCGATGAACCACGACAGCGACCTGATGGCCGCGCTGCAGAGGAACCTGAAGGTCGCGCTCATCGCCGACGCGGGGAGCGTCTCGTTCGACGAGCTCCAGCGGATCCACTTCGCCAGGGGCCTCGGCGTCGGCCTGCGTTACTCCGCGGAGCGATCGCCTCTTCTCGTCGCGATCGACGCGGCCTGGGGGTACTGGCAGGGGACGAGGCGGTTCTACCCGTACGTGTCGGTCACCCGCAAGTGGTGA
- a CDS encoding ParB N-terminal domain-containing protein encodes MPSRKSEPRSKPKATATRRKKKQAEAGSRGLPAADLAPAARPQRVVDLARAIEADGGSVLAAYRDPIGGHWQLLAGLPAEKVIPTPFQRDLSDTHAARLTDVIDKLDRFLDPVIAIRTKDGAYWTPNGHHRTAAVKRLGGRSIVALVLPDEEVAYRILALNTEKAHNLREKSLEVIRMARALAVDERRPEKEFTLEFEEPSFLTLGLAYEERGRFSGGAYHSVLKRTEEFLATPLPKALEERKRRAALLLELDDAVIAAVQALKERGFQSPYLKAFVVARINPLRFQRAARAEFDATMRKMLDSASRFDASKVKPDHLAAASGPPDE; translated from the coding sequence ATGCCCTCACGCAAGAGCGAGCCCAGGAGCAAGCCGAAGGCGACCGCGACGCGCCGGAAGAAGAAGCAGGCCGAGGCCGGATCGAGGGGGCTCCCCGCCGCCGACCTCGCCCCGGCGGCGCGCCCGCAGCGGGTCGTGGATCTCGCCCGCGCCATCGAGGCGGACGGGGGGAGCGTCCTCGCGGCGTACCGCGATCCCATCGGCGGCCACTGGCAGCTTCTCGCCGGCCTCCCGGCCGAGAAGGTGATCCCGACCCCCTTCCAGCGCGACCTCTCGGACACCCACGCCGCGCGCCTCACCGACGTCATCGACAAGCTCGATCGCTTCCTCGATCCCGTCATCGCCATCCGCACGAAGGACGGCGCCTACTGGACTCCGAACGGCCATCACCGCACCGCGGCCGTCAAGCGGCTGGGGGGGAGATCGATCGTCGCCCTCGTCCTCCCCGACGAGGAGGTCGCCTACCGGATCCTCGCCCTCAACACCGAGAAGGCGCACAACCTTCGCGAGAAGTCGCTCGAGGTGATCCGCATGGCGCGCGCCCTCGCTGTGGACGAGAGGCGGCCCGAGAAGGAGTTCACTCTCGAGTTCGAGGAGCCGTCGTTCCTCACGCTCGGTCTCGCCTACGAAGAGCGCGGCCGGTTCAGCGGCGGGGCGTACCACTCCGTTCTCAAGCGCACCGAGGAGTTCCTCGCGACGCCGCTCCCGAAGGCGCTCGAGGAACGGAAGCGGCGCGCCGCGCTCCTCCTCGAGCTCGATGACGCCGTGATCGCGGCGGTGCAGGCGCTCAAGGAGCGTGGCTTTCAGAGCCCGTACCTCAAGGCCTTCGTCGTCGCCAGGATCAATCCGCTCCGGTTCCAGCGCGCGGCCAGGGCGGAGTTCGACGCGACGATGCGCAAGATGCTCGACTCCGCATCCCGCTTCGACGCGTCGAAGGTCAAGCCCGATCATCTGGCGGCCGCGTCCGGGCCGCCGGATGAATGA
- a CDS encoding S8 family serine peptidase, whose product MRRALACLALSLALAPAAAAATPALDRRIHPALRDASTTGLAPSRAPFAPGERPGRALLRVRTTDPEAFRSEAERIGAEVRAIVGGIASVEADLGALDALAAAPGVVSIKPARSYRPVLDVSTAEMGADATAAAYGGTGKGVIVAVIDSGIDFRRMDFRNADGTTRLLDAWDQTDSIGAGSGCGAGYTFGRCFPKVDLDADLFGGAPVTLSDGFGHGTHVAGIAAGNGLSTANGVPAGTYAGVAPDADLIIVKVFTSAGFFNGDLTTAYAWIRDRAAAAGKPFVINMSLGGDYGAHDGTDPDEISLDAILAAPNKGRAAAIASGNSRGRAIHAEATASVGVALDHPFVIPPYTPAGGSNNDEIDFDLWYEGGDNLTVSLVDSGGTVLATAARGAKAGPICTTSGQVTIDARNTTDPDNHDSEVEIFLLDSSACAPVVAPPSGATMKIRVTGVGVPQGGHYHVWNVASLGNSFANVTFSPANETSICAMPATSLYATTAGSYITRSCWPNADPNNPTTCRALSGVLSGISGFSGNGPTRDGRLKPDVSAPGEWIVSTLSSLISASPQIKSFDGLHWGLRGTSMASPHVAGALAVLLQFNPGLTAAQARDRLSLNARSDAFTGAVPNQLYGGGKIDLLGAANDVVKPVVGVTVAAGGALAWSAEPHSSTYNVYRGGIPGSMPSSYGTCLASGLPSPAFTDAANPAPGSAFLYLVTGVKAGIEGALGFDSANRQRPNIAPCP is encoded by the coding sequence ATGCGCCGCGCCCTGGCATGCCTCGCGCTGTCGCTCGCCCTCGCGCCGGCCGCGGCGGCGGCGACACCGGCTCTTGACCGCAGGATTCACCCGGCCCTTCGGGACGCTTCGACAACCGGCCTCGCTCCCTCCCGGGCTCCCTTCGCCCCCGGCGAGCGCCCCGGGCGCGCGCTCCTCCGGGTGCGGACGACCGATCCCGAGGCCTTTCGATCGGAGGCGGAGCGGATCGGAGCGGAAGTCCGCGCGATCGTGGGCGGCATCGCCTCGGTCGAGGCCGACCTGGGAGCGCTCGACGCCCTCGCCGCGGCCCCCGGCGTCGTGTCGATCAAGCCCGCGCGCTCGTACCGCCCGGTGCTGGACGTCAGCACCGCGGAGATGGGGGCCGATGCGACCGCCGCGGCGTACGGCGGCACCGGCAAAGGGGTCATCGTCGCCGTGATCGACTCGGGGATCGATTTCCGCCGCATGGACTTCAGGAACGCCGACGGCACGACGCGCCTCCTCGACGCCTGGGACCAGACCGACTCGATCGGCGCGGGATCCGGCTGCGGCGCCGGCTACACCTTCGGAAGGTGCTTCCCGAAGGTGGATCTCGACGCGGATCTATTCGGGGGCGCGCCCGTCACCCTGAGCGACGGCTTTGGCCACGGCACGCACGTCGCGGGGATCGCCGCCGGGAACGGGCTCTCCACGGCGAACGGCGTCCCCGCCGGGACATACGCGGGGGTCGCGCCGGACGCCGACCTGATCATCGTGAAGGTTTTCACCAGCGCCGGGTTCTTCAACGGAGATCTCACCACGGCCTACGCCTGGATCCGGGACAGGGCGGCGGCCGCCGGCAAGCCGTTCGTCATCAACATGTCCCTCGGCGGCGACTACGGCGCGCACGACGGCACCGATCCCGACGAGATCTCCCTCGACGCGATCCTCGCCGCGCCCAACAAGGGGCGTGCCGCGGCGATCGCCTCGGGGAACTCGCGCGGTCGCGCGATCCACGCGGAGGCGACGGCGTCCGTCGGGGTCGCGCTCGATCACCCGTTCGTCATCCCGCCGTACACCCCGGCGGGAGGATCCAACAACGACGAGATCGACTTCGACCTGTGGTACGAAGGGGGCGACAACCTGACCGTGAGCCTCGTCGACTCGGGCGGAACCGTCCTCGCGACCGCCGCGCGGGGTGCGAAGGCGGGGCCGATCTGCACGACGAGCGGCCAGGTGACGATCGACGCGAGGAACACGACCGACCCGGACAACCACGACTCCGAGGTGGAGATCTTCCTTCTCGACAGCAGCGCGTGCGCGCCCGTCGTCGCGCCCCCGTCGGGCGCCACGATGAAGATCCGCGTCACGGGCGTCGGCGTTCCGCAGGGCGGGCACTACCACGTCTGGAACGTCGCGTCGCTCGGCAACTCGTTCGCGAACGTGACCTTCTCACCCGCGAACGAGACGTCGATCTGCGCGATGCCGGCGACCTCGCTCTACGCGACCACCGCCGGCTCGTACATCACGAGGAGCTGCTGGCCCAACGCCGATCCGAACAACCCGACGACCTGCCGCGCGCTCTCGGGCGTCCTCTCGGGGATCTCCGGTTTCTCGGGGAACGGCCCGACGCGGGACGGGCGGCTGAAGCCGGACGTCTCGGCGCCCGGCGAGTGGATCGTCTCGACCCTCAGCTCGTTGATCTCCGCCTCGCCGCAGATCAAGAGCTTCGACGGCCTCCACTGGGGGCTCCGCGGCACGTCAATGGCGTCGCCCCACGTCGCGGGGGCGCTCGCGGTGCTGCTCCAGTTCAACCCGGGCCTCACGGCGGCGCAGGCCCGGGATCGGCTGAGCCTCAACGCCCGATCGGACGCCTTCACCGGCGCGGTGCCCAACCAGCTCTACGGCGGCGGGAAGATCGATCTCCTCGGCGCGGCGAACGACGTCGTGAAGCCGGTCGTGGGGGTGACCGTCGCCGCCGGCGGGGCGCTCGCCTGGTCCGCCGAGCCCCACAGCTCGACCTACAACGTGTATCGGGGCGGGATACCGGGCTCGATGCCGTCGTCGTACGGGACGTGCCTCGCCTCGGGACTGCCGTCCCCCGCGTTCACCGACGCCGCGAACCCAGCTCCGGGCTCGGCTTTCCTCTACCTCGTCACCGGAGTGAAGGCGGGGATCGAGGGGGCGCTCGGCTTCGACAGCGCCAACCGTCAGCGACCAAACATCGCTCCCTGCCCGTGA
- a CDS encoding ribonuclease HI family protein → MSGKTTRSSSARRASGSSTSSKKRPAPAREPKAPPSRPEPVRLLIHIDGGARGNPGEAGFGVHVSDQGGNPITGLYGYLGRQTNNVAEYAALIAALRYAIGAGAVNVLIRSDSELLVRQIQGRYKVKNAGLIPMYEAAKRLIARLSRVTLEHVPRERNKDADRLANQAMDSHNEDPPGVSAGLPLPRAEISG, encoded by the coding sequence ATGTCCGGAAAAACAACCAGATCATCCAGTGCGAGACGTGCAAGCGGATCCTCTACTTCCTCGAAGAAACGCCCCGCGCCGGCGCGGGAGCCGAAAGCTCCGCCGAGCCGGCCTGAGCCGGTGCGGCTGCTGATCCACATCGACGGCGGAGCGCGCGGGAATCCGGGCGAAGCGGGATTCGGAGTTCACGTCAGCGATCAGGGTGGAAACCCGATCACGGGGCTGTACGGCTACCTCGGCCGCCAGACCAACAACGTCGCCGAGTACGCCGCGCTGATCGCCGCGCTCCGCTACGCCATAGGCGCCGGCGCCGTGAACGTCCTCATCCGATCCGATTCCGAGCTCCTGGTCCGCCAGATCCAGGGGCGCTACAAGGTGAAGAACGCCGGCCTCATCCCGATGTACGAGGCGGCGAAGCGCCTGATCGCACGCCTCTCGCGCGTCACCCTCGAGCACGTGCCGCGCGAGAGGAACAAGGACGCCGATCGGCTCGCGAACCAGGCGATGGACTCGCACAACGAGGATCCGCCGGGCGTCTCCGCCGGACTCCCGCTCCCTCGCGCCGAGATCTCCGGATGA
- a CDS encoding YggS family pyridoxal phosphate-dependent enzyme encodes MNGDGRIADRLSAVRARIAGAALRAGRRSGDVTLIGISKTMPAGAVQRAVDAGLTDFGENRVQEADAKIPAVQSGPNPLTWHLVGRLQQNKVRRAVALFSWIHSIDSISLAQRIDRLAGEIGARPSLLVELSLAGEASKGGIAPGDLGPLLEAMRGLSHARLAGLMAIPPILAEGQTAEGSRPWFRKLGELRDTWRVRGYDLPALSMGMTDDFEVAIEEGATHVRVGRALFGERPAAEVPAGAEGAARR; translated from the coding sequence ATGAACGGGGACGGGCGGATCGCCGATCGTCTCTCGGCGGTGCGCGCACGGATCGCCGGCGCCGCCTTGCGCGCCGGACGCCGCTCCGGGGACGTGACGCTGATCGGCATCTCGAAGACGATGCCCGCCGGGGCGGTGCAGCGGGCGGTCGACGCCGGCCTGACCGATTTCGGCGAGAACCGCGTGCAGGAGGCCGACGCGAAGATTCCCGCGGTCCAATCCGGACCGAACCCTCTCACGTGGCACCTCGTCGGGCGCCTTCAGCAGAACAAGGTGCGCCGCGCGGTCGCCCTCTTCTCCTGGATTCACTCCATCGATTCGATCTCCCTCGCGCAACGGATCGACCGTCTCGCGGGCGAGATCGGGGCGCGCCCCTCTCTCCTCGTCGAGCTGAGCCTGGCCGGCGAGGCGTCGAAAGGCGGGATCGCGCCCGGAGATCTCGGGCCGCTGCTCGAGGCGATGCGCGGGCTCTCCCACGCGCGCCTCGCGGGATTGATGGCCATCCCGCCCATCCTCGCGGAGGGACAGACGGCCGAGGGGTCGCGCCCGTGGTTTCGAAAGCTCGGGGAGCTGCGGGACACGTGGCGCGTCAGGGGATATGATCTCCCCGCCCTCTCGATGGGGATGACCGACGACTTCGAAGTCGCGATCGAGGAGGGGGCGACGCACGTGCGCGTCGGTCGCGCACTGTTCGGAGAACGGCCGGCAGCCGAAGTGCCGGCAGGAGCGGAGGGGGCGGCCCGGCGATGA
- a CDS encoding DivIVA domain-containing protein, with protein sequence MRITPLDIQGHEFKKAMRGLDAEEVKAFLSLVAEEYEKLVVANTRLTDEVAELRDRLGDLKERERILKETLYTAQKLADDMKAESVRERDLLLKEAELKADRLLEHAGQRVSQLEAQILDLRVERDAFESKIRSVIEQHTKLLDMRKEEEDVSGRLRFMTRRERREPGA encoded by the coding sequence ATGAGGATCACACCACTCGACATCCAGGGGCACGAGTTCAAGAAGGCGATGCGCGGCCTCGACGCGGAGGAGGTGAAGGCCTTCCTCAGCCTCGTCGCCGAGGAGTACGAGAAGCTCGTCGTCGCGAACACGCGGCTGACCGACGAGGTGGCCGAGCTGCGCGACCGCCTCGGCGATCTCAAGGAGCGGGAGCGGATCCTCAAGGAGACGCTCTACACCGCCCAGAAGCTGGCCGACGACATGAAGGCCGAGTCGGTGCGGGAGCGCGATCTGCTCCTGAAGGAGGCCGAGCTGAAAGCCGACCGGCTCCTGGAGCACGCGGGACAGCGCGTTTCCCAGCTCGAGGCGCAGATCCTCGACCTGCGCGTCGAGCGCGACGCCTTCGAGTCGAAGATCCGCAGCGTGATCGAGCAGCACACCAAGCTCCTCGACATGCGGAAGGAAGAAGAGGATGTCTCGGGAAGGCTCCGGTTCATGACCCGACGCGAGCGCAGGGAGCCCGGCGCCTGA
- a CDS encoding imidazolonepropionase: protein MIPADLAVVDAAQLVTLAGPAPRVGRSMRDLGVIEGGCLAAREGVIVFAGSRADFERDVTLADDAVILEGTDRVVVPGFVDAHTHLAFAGSRHEEFAMRLEGSSYEAIAARGGGILSTVRATRAAIPEELGESLLRRLDRMLLHGTTTCEAKSGYGLTLESELALLRLLDEAATAHPMTVLGTLLGAHTLPPEYQGDRDGYVTLVAERMIPAAAAAGFASFCDVFCERSAFTIAEARRIFAAGKAHGLAARVHADQLSDFGGAKLAAEIGATSADHLDHIGDDGVRALAAAGVPAGLLPGATFCLKSAHHAPARRLVEAGVAIYLATDLNPGTSRTESMQEILGLGVLLMDLSVEEAIAAATVNAAASLGIADRVGVLVPGMRADFLILDIPHYLHLVYHFGVNHVATVVKDGNVVVEQGGLTGDENGGEDGL, encoded by the coding sequence CTGATCCCGGCCGACCTCGCGGTCGTCGATGCGGCCCAGCTCGTCACGCTGGCCGGCCCTGCCCCACGCGTCGGCCGCTCGATGCGCGATCTCGGAGTCATCGAGGGGGGGTGCCTCGCGGCGCGCGAAGGGGTGATCGTCTTCGCGGGCAGCCGCGCCGATTTCGAGCGCGACGTCACGCTCGCCGACGACGCGGTCATCCTCGAGGGAACCGACCGCGTCGTCGTCCCGGGGTTCGTCGACGCGCACACCCACCTCGCCTTCGCCGGCTCGCGTCACGAGGAGTTCGCGATGCGCCTCGAGGGGAGTTCGTACGAGGCGATCGCCGCGCGCGGGGGCGGCATCCTCTCGACCGTGCGCGCCACCCGCGCCGCCATCCCGGAGGAGCTGGGTGAGTCGCTCCTCAGGCGCCTCGACCGGATGCTCCTCCACGGCACGACCACCTGCGAGGCCAAGTCGGGGTACGGGCTCACGCTCGAGAGCGAGCTCGCGCTGCTGCGCCTGCTGGACGAGGCCGCGACGGCGCACCCGATGACGGTCCTGGGCACGCTCCTCGGCGCGCACACCCTCCCGCCCGAGTACCAGGGGGATCGCGACGGTTACGTGACCCTCGTGGCCGAGAGGATGATCCCCGCGGCGGCGGCGGCCGGATTCGCGTCGTTCTGCGACGTGTTCTGCGAGCGGAGCGCTTTCACGATCGCCGAAGCGCGGCGCATCTTCGCGGCGGGGAAGGCCCACGGCCTCGCCGCGCGCGTCCACGCGGATCAGCTCAGCGATTTCGGCGGCGCGAAGCTCGCGGCGGAGATCGGCGCGACCTCGGCCGATCACCTCGACCACATCGGCGACGACGGCGTGCGCGCGCTCGCCGCGGCGGGTGTCCCGGCGGGGCTCCTTCCCGGCGCGACCTTCTGCCTGAAGTCGGCGCACCACGCGCCGGCGCGACGGCTCGTCGAGGCCGGAGTCGCGATCTACCTCGCGACCGATCTCAATCCCGGCACGTCGCGAACCGAGTCGATGCAGGAGATCCTCGGCCTCGGCGTGCTGCTCATGGACCTCTCCGTGGAGGAGGCGATCGCGGCGGCCACCGTCAACGCCGCGGCGAGCCTCGGCATCGCCGATCGGGTCGGGGTGCTCGTCCCCGGGATGAGGGCCGACTTCCTGATCCTGGACATCCCGCACTACCTGCACCTGGTCTACCACTTCGGGGTGAACCACGTCGCCACGGTCGTCAAGGACGGGAACGTCGTGGTCGAGCAGGGGGGGCTGACGGGGGACGAGAACGGCGGGGAGGACGGCCTCTAG